A stretch of Crossiella cryophila DNA encodes these proteins:
- a CDS encoding GNAT family N-acetyltransferase, translating into MTAPPEQIPTPRLLLRRLHQSDVDEVHQAVTAALPHLRPWMPWAEAEYTRETATTWLTFVHQSWQSHTAYSYAITHKNHLIGATALERRIGPGGLEIGYWLHPDQVGTGYATEAAAALVQAAFSLPDIEFVQIWHDLANVRSGAVPKRLGFAEVARHEPPREPLSPGEVGVDVVWQLDRPVG; encoded by the coding sequence ATGACCGCCCCACCCGAACAAATCCCCACCCCCCGCCTACTCCTGCGTCGCCTACACCAGTCCGATGTGGACGAAGTCCACCAGGCAGTAACCGCAGCCCTCCCCCACCTCCGCCCCTGGATGCCCTGGGCAGAAGCCGAATACACCAGGGAAACCGCCACAACCTGGCTGACCTTCGTCCACCAAAGCTGGCAATCCCACACCGCCTACAGCTACGCCATAACCCACAAAAACCACCTGATCGGCGCCACCGCCCTGGAACGCCGAATAGGCCCAGGAGGCCTGGAAATCGGCTACTGGCTACACCCGGACCAGGTCGGCACGGGCTACGCCACCGAAGCCGCGGCCGCCCTGGTCCAGGCGGCGTTCTCGTTGCCGGACATCGAGTTCGTACAGATCTGGCATGACCTGGCGAATGTGCGGAGTGGGGCGGTGCCGAAGCGGTTGGGGTTCGCGGAGGTGGCCCGGCATGAGCCGCCGCGGGAGCCGTTGAGTCCGGGGGAGGTTGGGGTGGATGTGGTGTGGCAGTTGGATCGGCCGGTGGGGTGA
- a CDS encoding winged helix-turn-helix transcriptional regulator, translating into MTAPRTCSVALSLEVLGERWSLLVLREVFLGNRRFETIRHHTGAPRAILTARLNTLVDNGILSRQEYREAGARARQEYRLTSAGRELQPVLTALMQWGDKHLVAPAPPPLELRHRDCGGQVRAILTCDHGHQLPDTGAGLDPRPR; encoded by the coding sequence GTGACCGCCCCCAGAACCTGCTCGGTAGCCCTGTCCCTGGAAGTCCTGGGCGAACGCTGGTCACTGCTGGTCCTACGCGAGGTCTTCCTGGGCAACCGCCGTTTCGAGACCATCCGCCACCACACCGGCGCCCCAAGGGCAATCCTCACCGCCCGCCTGAACACGTTGGTGGACAACGGGATCCTGTCCCGGCAGGAGTACCGCGAGGCGGGGGCGCGGGCTCGTCAGGAGTACCGGCTCACCTCGGCGGGCCGAGAACTCCAGCCGGTGCTGACCGCCTTGATGCAGTGGGGCGACAAGCACCTGGTCGCCCCGGCGCCACCACCGCTGGAACTGCGCCACCGGGACTGCGGCGGCCAGGTCCGCGCGATCCTGACCTGCGACCACGGTCACCAACTCCCGGACACCGGCGCCGGCCTCGACCCCCGGCCCCGGTAA
- a CDS encoding PaaI family thioesterase, with the protein MSELAPASWGEPRSKTVTWYDPFALAKVGAGLSGLEYLTEMIEGKLPPSPIGGLMGFRAVSVREGEVVFACTPDESAYNPIGVVHGGLVCTLLDSAAGCAVHSTLPAGTGYTSVEIKVSYLRPVHADSGELIARGWVTKPGRRIAFAEASVTDAAGKLVATATSSCLVMPI; encoded by the coding sequence ATGAGTGAGCTGGCGCCCGCGTCCTGGGGTGAGCCCCGGAGCAAGACGGTGACCTGGTACGACCCTTTCGCGCTGGCCAAGGTCGGGGCGGGGTTGTCAGGGCTGGAGTATCTGACCGAGATGATCGAGGGGAAGTTGCCACCCTCGCCGATCGGCGGGCTGATGGGTTTTCGGGCGGTGTCGGTGCGGGAGGGCGAGGTTGTCTTCGCCTGCACGCCAGACGAATCCGCCTACAACCCGATCGGCGTGGTGCATGGCGGACTGGTCTGCACACTCCTGGACTCGGCGGCGGGGTGCGCCGTGCACAGCACGTTGCCGGCCGGGACGGGCTACACCTCGGTGGAGATCAAGGTCAGCTACCTGCGGCCCGTGCACGCGGACAGCGGCGAGCTGATCGCGCGGGGCTGGGTGACCAAGCCGGGGCGGCGGATCGCGTTCGCGGAGGCGAGTGTCACCGACGCGGCGGGCAAGCTGGTCGCGACCGCCACCAGCAGCTGCCTGGTCATGCCGATCTGA
- a CDS encoding Rv2578c family radical SAM protein yields the protein MRWEAQRIDAGQPALLSLSGFIRSVRTPEFAGVTFHEVRAKSVLNRVPAASSMPFGWTVNPYRGCAHACTYCFARNSHTYLDLDAGADFDTQVIVKINAAEVLAKQVRGPKWTREHVAMGTNTDPYQRAEGRYQLMPGIIRALADSGTPLSILTKGTVLARDIPLLAEAATQIPVGLGVSLALLDRDLQRSLEPGTPSPQARLDLVRRLADAGLPCGVFVAPVLPWLTDGTERLDELLGQIAAAGASGVTVLALHLRPGAREWFLRWLAREHPDRVAGYRRIYGRGSYADKRYRTWLAERMAPLLRRHGLDRRGRTLTGVPGDEGAVWPEGSLPEGAPIAPPVDQEQLTLL from the coding sequence ATGCGATGGGAAGCACAACGGATCGACGCCGGGCAGCCGGCGCTGTTGTCGCTGTCCGGGTTCATCCGCTCGGTACGCACACCCGAGTTCGCCGGCGTCACCTTCCACGAGGTCCGCGCCAAGTCGGTGCTCAACCGGGTGCCCGCCGCCTCCAGCATGCCCTTCGGCTGGACGGTCAACCCCTACCGTGGCTGCGCGCATGCCTGCACCTACTGCTTCGCCCGCAACTCGCACACCTACCTCGACCTGGACGCCGGAGCGGACTTCGACACCCAGGTGATCGTCAAGATCAACGCGGCCGAGGTGCTGGCCAAACAGGTCCGCGGGCCGAAGTGGACGCGCGAGCACGTCGCGATGGGCACCAACACCGATCCGTACCAGCGGGCCGAGGGCCGGTATCAGCTGATGCCCGGCATCATCCGCGCGCTGGCCGACTCCGGCACCCCGCTGTCCATCCTGACCAAGGGCACCGTGCTGGCCCGCGATATCCCGCTGCTCGCCGAGGCCGCCACCCAGATCCCGGTCGGCCTGGGCGTTTCCCTCGCCTTGCTCGACCGCGACCTGCAACGCAGCCTGGAACCCGGTACCCCGAGTCCGCAGGCCCGGCTGGACCTGGTGCGCCGACTCGCCGACGCCGGCCTGCCCTGCGGTGTGTTCGTCGCCCCGGTGCTGCCCTGGCTCACCGACGGCACCGAGCGCCTGGACGAGTTGTTGGGCCAGATCGCCGCCGCCGGCGCCAGCGGCGTCACGGTGCTGGCCCTGCACCTGCGCCCCGGCGCCCGCGAGTGGTTCCTGCGCTGGCTGGCCAGGGAACATCCCGACCGGGTCGCGGGCTATCGCCGGATCTACGGCCGCGGCAGCTACGCCGACAAGCGCTACCGGACCTGGCTCGCCGAACGCATGGCACCGCTGTTACGACGCCATGGCCTGGACCGCCGCGGCCGGACGTTGACCGGGGTGCCGGGTGACGAGGGCGCGGTGTGGCCGGAAGGCAGCCTGCCCGAGGGCGCCCCCATCGCGCCCCCGGTCGACCAGGAACAACTCACCCTGTTGTGA
- a CDS encoding helix-turn-helix domain-containing protein yields MADNVLGGFLRARREAVTPAEVGLPAGPRRRTPGLRRGELAELAGISVEYLTRLERGSDRHPSGQVLGALADALGFTADERVHLYRLIKASTGTACAFAASQAIELRPTVRTLLDQLEPAPACVLTAHGEVLASTAGFRRLAAATGLLDEEPVNLSRFVFGDPRARAVFPDWARVADERAAVLRTAADLGDHPAAVLAEELSIMLGAEFSRRYAAAVVLPAWTGVEHWAHPEAGPLTLGYESLPLPGTDELRLLVYLPVDRATADALAALHTGAAV; encoded by the coding sequence GTGGCGGACAACGTGCTGGGTGGTTTCCTGCGGGCGCGCCGGGAAGCGGTCACCCCGGCGGAGGTCGGGCTGCCCGCGGGCCCGCGCCGGCGCACGCCCGGACTGCGGCGCGGTGAGCTGGCCGAGCTGGCCGGGATCAGCGTGGAATACCTGACCCGGCTGGAACGCGGCAGCGACCGGCACCCGTCCGGGCAGGTGCTGGGCGCGCTGGCCGACGCGCTGGGCTTCACCGCGGACGAGCGGGTGCACCTGTACCGCCTGATCAAGGCGAGTACCGGGACGGCCTGCGCGTTCGCCGCGAGTCAGGCGATCGAACTGCGGCCGACCGTGCGCACGCTGCTGGACCAGCTCGAACCGGCGCCCGCGTGCGTGCTCACCGCGCACGGCGAGGTGCTGGCGAGCACCGCGGGGTTCCGGCGGTTGGCCGCGGCGACCGGGTTGCTGGATGAGGAGCCGGTCAACCTCAGCCGGTTCGTCTTCGGCGATCCGCGTGCCCGCGCCGTGTTCCCGGACTGGGCCAGGGTGGCCGACGAGCGGGCCGCGGTCCTGCGCACCGCGGCGGATCTGGGTGATCACCCGGCGGCGGTGCTGGCCGAGGAGCTGTCGATCATGCTGGGCGCGGAGTTCAGCCGCCGGTACGCCGCGGCCGTGGTGCTGCCCGCGTGGACCGGCGTCGAACACTGGGCGCATCCGGAGGCCGGGCCGCTGACCCTGGGCTACGAGAGCCTGCCGCTGCCGGGCACGGACGAGCTGCGGCTGCTCGTCTACCTGCCGGTGGATCGGGCCACCGCGGACGCACTGGCCGCGCTGCACACCGGGGCGGCGGTGTGA
- a CDS encoding aldo/keto reductase codes for MRYRLFGQTGLRVSEILLGTMVFGDQAEARRIIDAYADAGGNVLDTASAYGDGEALLGEILTRRDRFVLGTKYTLSRDHDDPNAAGNHRKNLTRSLEQSLRRLRTDYLDIYWVHLWDRHTPLEETMRALDDAVRAGKILYTGVSDAPAWVVARANTLAEWRGQTPFAGLQVPYNLLRRDIERELLPMAEAFGMSVTAWAPLASGKLTATAESNRVDPATLTPRELAAAEAVRTVAEDLGARPAQVALAWLRSRSKAVLPLVGVSSLAQLTENLAALDLVLPQDALDRLESAAPFELGFPGDFIAECEPAPFCFGNAATRLDGR; via the coding sequence ATGCGGTACCGACTTTTCGGCCAGACCGGCCTGCGCGTCTCGGAAATCCTGTTGGGCACCATGGTGTTCGGCGACCAGGCCGAGGCGCGGCGCATCATCGACGCCTACGCCGACGCCGGCGGCAACGTGCTGGACACCGCCTCGGCCTACGGCGACGGCGAGGCACTACTGGGTGAGATCCTCACCCGCCGGGACCGGTTCGTGCTCGGCACCAAGTACACCCTCTCCCGCGACCACGACGACCCGAACGCCGCGGGCAACCACCGCAAGAACCTGACCCGCTCCCTGGAGCAGAGCCTGCGTCGGCTGCGCACCGACTACCTCGACATCTACTGGGTGCACCTCTGGGACCGGCACACTCCCCTGGAGGAGACCATGCGCGCGCTGGATGACGCCGTGCGCGCGGGCAAGATCCTCTACACCGGCGTCTCCGACGCCCCCGCCTGGGTGGTGGCCAGGGCGAACACCCTCGCCGAATGGCGCGGCCAGACCCCATTCGCCGGTCTACAGGTCCCCTACAACCTGCTGCGCCGCGACATCGAGCGCGAACTGCTGCCGATGGCCGAGGCGTTCGGGATGAGCGTGACCGCATGGGCGCCGCTGGCCTCGGGCAAGCTGACCGCCACCGCCGAGTCCAACCGGGTCGACCCGGCCACCCTCACCCCGCGCGAACTCGCCGCCGCCGAGGCCGTGCGCACCGTCGCCGAGGACCTGGGCGCACGGCCCGCGCAGGTGGCGCTGGCCTGGCTGCGCAGCCGGTCGAAGGCGGTGTTGCCGCTGGTCGGGGTGAGCAGCCTGGCCCAGCTCACCGAGAACCTGGCCGCGCTCGACCTGGTCCTCCCCCAGGACGCCCTGGACCGCCTGGAGTCGGCCGCGCCGTTCGAGCTGGGCTTCCCCGGCGACTTCATCGCCGAATGCGAGCCCGCCCCGTTCTGCTTCGGCAACGCCGCCACCCGCCTGGACGGCCGCTGA
- a CDS encoding SDR family oxidoreductase: protein MTIVVTGATGQLGRLVVQHLLTKVPADQVIGSVRNPDKGADLGIELRHGDFDRPETLAAAFAGADKLLIISTDGEGAAERVRQHTNAVQAAKAAGVQHILYTSLTSADTATIVLADTHRPTEEVIKASGIPYTILRNNWYFENDLGTIAGALATGALATSSRSGRFAPAARADFAAAAAAALTTEGHQNTIYELGGPVSYSYADFAKLISEAAGKDVEYVEISPAEAKAGLLAAGLPEGLAGLIVDSYRAIGEGELDVPRGDLEKLIGRPALPLREFIAQAVRG, encoded by the coding sequence ATGACGATCGTGGTGACCGGCGCTACCGGACAGCTCGGCAGGCTCGTGGTCCAGCACCTGCTGACCAAGGTCCCCGCGGATCAGGTGATCGGCAGCGTGCGCAACCCGGACAAGGGCGCCGACCTGGGCATCGAGCTTCGTCATGGCGACTTCGACCGCCCCGAGACCCTGGCCGCCGCCTTCGCGGGCGCGGACAAGCTCCTGATCATCTCCACCGACGGGGAGGGGGCCGCCGAGCGGGTCCGCCAGCACACCAACGCCGTCCAGGCCGCCAAGGCCGCCGGGGTGCAGCACATTCTGTACACCTCGCTGACCTCGGCGGACACCGCCACGATCGTGCTGGCCGACACCCACCGCCCCACCGAGGAAGTGATCAAGGCAAGCGGCATCCCGTACACGATCCTGCGCAACAACTGGTACTTCGAGAACGACCTGGGCACCATCGCGGGCGCGCTGGCCACCGGCGCCCTGGCCACCTCCAGCCGGAGCGGGCGGTTTGCCCCGGCGGCGCGGGCGGACTTCGCCGCCGCCGCGGCGGCCGCGCTGACCACCGAAGGTCACCAGAACACGATCTACGAGCTGGGCGGGCCGGTGTCCTACAGCTACGCCGACTTCGCCAAGCTGATCTCCGAAGCCGCGGGCAAGGACGTGGAGTACGTCGAGATCAGCCCGGCGGAGGCCAAGGCCGGTCTGCTCGCCGCCGGTCTGCCCGAGGGCCTCGCAGGCCTGATCGTGGACAGCTACCGGGCGATCGGCGAGGGCGAGCTGGATGTGCCGCGCGGGGACCTGGAGAAGCTGATCGGCCGGCCCGCGCTGCCGCTGCGCGAGTTCATCGCCCAGGCGGTGCGCGGCTGA
- a CDS encoding winged helix-turn-helix transcriptional regulator yields the protein MEFDPNDRDCPTRQLLDRIGDQWTVLIVLSLRDGPRRFTEIGTWINGISQKVLSQTLRSLVRDGMLTRTAYAEVPPRVEYALTPLGHNLAETVTYLDRWAREHMGEVLAARAEFDQVKAAAR from the coding sequence GTGGAATTCGATCCGAACGACCGGGACTGTCCGACCCGGCAGCTGCTCGACCGCATCGGCGACCAGTGGACGGTGCTGATCGTGTTGTCCCTGCGGGACGGCCCGCGCCGGTTCACCGAGATCGGCACGTGGATCAACGGCATCTCGCAGAAGGTGCTGTCCCAGACCCTGCGCAGCCTGGTGCGCGACGGCATGCTCACCCGCACCGCCTACGCCGAGGTGCCGCCGCGGGTGGAGTACGCGCTGACCCCGCTGGGGCACAACCTGGCCGAGACCGTCACCTACCTGGACCGCTGGGCCCGGGAGCACATGGGTGAGGTGCTGGCCGCGCGCGCCGAGTTCGACCAGGTCAAGGCGGCCGCACGCTAG
- a CDS encoding TIGR03086 family metal-binding protein, whose protein sequence is MTGTGGAPLLGGVDLLERAVRYAMGGLDLVTPATLTWPTPCPDWDVRALLHHLEDSLAALAEAADLGQVALTPARREQPAADLVGSLRRHAARLVRSWRRRDGPDLVAVAGCPVTATLVVVTGAVEIAVHGWDLAVACDGDHPLPESLARELLALVPLFVTAADRPHRFGPVTHEGPDAGAGEFLLAYLGRDPAWRGRSRWSA, encoded by the coding sequence ATGACGGGGACGGGCGGGGCGCCGCTGCTGGGCGGGGTCGACCTGCTGGAACGCGCGGTCCGCTACGCCATGGGCGGCCTGGACCTGGTGACCCCGGCGACCCTGACCTGGCCCACTCCCTGCCCGGACTGGGACGTCCGCGCGCTGCTGCACCACCTGGAGGACTCCCTGGCCGCGCTCGCCGAGGCCGCTGACCTGGGCCAGGTCGCGCTGACCCCGGCCCGTCGCGAGCAACCCGCCGCCGACCTGGTCGGCAGCCTTCGCCGGCACGCCGCCCGGCTGGTCCGGAGCTGGCGTCGCCGGGACGGTCCGGACCTGGTTGCGGTCGCGGGCTGTCCGGTCACCGCGACCCTGGTGGTGGTCACCGGCGCGGTCGAGATCGCCGTGCACGGCTGGGACCTGGCGGTGGCCTGCGACGGCGACCACCCGCTGCCGGAGTCCCTGGCCCGCGAACTCCTGGCCCTGGTCCCGCTGTTCGTCACCGCCGCCGACCGCCCGCACCGCTTCGGCCCGGTGACCCACGAGGGGCCGGACGCGGGCGCTGGCGAGTTCCTGCTGGCCTACCTCGGCCGCGATCCGGCCTGGCGTGGCCGATCCCGCTGGAGCGCCTAG
- a CDS encoding alpha-ketoglutarate-dependent dioxygenase AlkB: MTPALQTSLFDQATPGLAPLTRAQRTHLAHDAWIDVLPAWLTGADELFDELARAVPWQSERRQMYDRVVDVPRLLCFYPEDSDLPAATLTGARDALNHHYAAELGEPFRTAGLCYYRTGQDSVAWHGDTLGRGATEDTMVAILSVGAARPLLLRPRGGGEVRRHSLGHGDLIVMGGSCQRTWEHAIPKTARPVGPRISIQFRPRGVR, encoded by the coding sequence ATGACCCCAGCCCTGCAGACCTCCCTCTTCGACCAGGCCACCCCCGGCCTCGCCCCGCTCACCCGCGCCCAGCGCACCCACCTCGCGCACGACGCCTGGATCGACGTCCTGCCCGCCTGGCTGACCGGTGCCGACGAACTCTTCGACGAACTCGCCAGGGCCGTGCCCTGGCAGTCCGAACGCCGCCAGATGTACGACCGCGTGGTCGATGTCCCCCGCCTGCTCTGCTTCTACCCGGAGGACTCGGACCTGCCCGCCGCCACCCTCACCGGGGCCAGGGACGCCCTCAACCACCACTACGCCGCCGAACTCGGCGAGCCCTTCCGCACCGCGGGCCTCTGCTACTACCGCACCGGCCAGGACAGCGTCGCCTGGCACGGCGACACCCTGGGCCGGGGCGCCACCGAGGACACCATGGTCGCCATCCTGTCCGTCGGCGCCGCACGTCCGCTGTTACTCCGCCCCCGCGGCGGCGGCGAGGTCCGCAGGCATTCCCTTGGCCACGGCGACCTCATCGTGATGGGCGGCTCCTGCCAGCGAACCTGGGAACACGCCATCCCCAAGACCGCCCGCCCGGTGGGCCCCCGGATCAGCATCCAGTTCCGCCCCCGAGGAGTCCGCTGA
- a CDS encoding DUF1905 domain-containing protein: MPDPAMRFDFDGVVWEWRGPAPFHFVTVPAAESALVRELAGAVTYGWGMIPVEVVLGRSRWRTSLYAKDGGYVLPLRDSVRHKENIALDDVVQVSMTLRARR, encoded by the coding sequence ATGCCTGATCCCGCGATGCGGTTCGACTTCGACGGGGTGGTGTGGGAGTGGCGTGGGCCCGCGCCGTTTCACTTCGTGACCGTGCCGGCCGCGGAGTCCGCGCTCGTCCGGGAGTTGGCCGGCGCTGTGACCTACGGGTGGGGCATGATCCCGGTCGAGGTGGTGTTGGGGCGATCTCGTTGGCGTACCTCCTTGTATGCCAAGGACGGCGGCTATGTCCTGCCGTTGCGTGATTCCGTGCGGCACAAGGAGAACATCGCCCTGGATGACGTGGTCCAGGTGTCGATGACCCTGCGGGCGCGCCGATAG
- a CDS encoding ATP-binding protein, with product MSARPAESSTALEVSAAACRQARLLVRATLAGWGVAGPVVEDAMLVANELVANVVDHAKGPLRIELLPKTGGVLIRVSDGSPVPPRLHRGPVDSVRRRGLQLVEALSARWGHEPTSEGKIVWAELTG from the coding sequence ATGAGTGCCCGGCCTGCGGAGAGCAGCACCGCCCTGGAGGTCTCGGCGGCGGCCTGCCGGCAGGCCAGGTTGCTGGTGCGGGCGACGCTGGCCGGGTGGGGTGTGGCGGGGCCGGTGGTCGAGGACGCCATGCTGGTGGCCAATGAACTGGTGGCCAACGTGGTCGACCACGCCAAGGGGCCGTTGCGGATCGAGTTGCTGCCGAAGACTGGCGGCGTGCTGATCCGGGTCAGCGACGGCAGCCCGGTGCCGCCACGGTTGCACCGGGGTCCGGTGGACTCGGTGCGGCGGCGCGGTCTGCAGTTGGTCGAAGCGCTCTCGGCCCGCTGGGGACACGAGCCGACCAGCGAGGGCAAGATCGTCTGGGCGGAACTGACCGGATAG
- a CDS encoding TetR/AcrR family transcriptional regulator, which translates to MPLPRYFRLPTERRRHLLDIARAHFAADGLDGASYNKIITAAGISKTSAYQYFDGREDLLAAVVADARDRLADTLGDWPEVLTRADFWRELHAGTTRLLTHVVATPADLAVAVAMITVEADQRLAAWLDALLADGRRLGLVRAEVDPELMRAATAAVFRAADGWLATRLEPADPQVPEQLWRLLAGLWSAPELAEADRTAANRIVAGSAGTGGAEAGQAGPDRGEVESTGAGGAETDRIETDRIGAGRAGEGRAAADQNGADQSEAGLSGAGRAETERAETRRAATGQARADQSGQG; encoded by the coding sequence ATGCCCTTGCCGCGCTACTTCCGGTTACCCACCGAACGCCGTCGACACCTCCTGGACATCGCCCGCGCGCATTTCGCCGCGGACGGCCTGGACGGCGCCTCCTACAACAAGATCATCACGGCCGCCGGGATCTCCAAGACCAGCGCCTACCAGTACTTCGACGGCCGGGAGGACCTACTCGCCGCCGTGGTCGCCGACGCCCGAGACCGCCTGGCCGACACCCTGGGCGACTGGCCGGAAGTGCTGACCCGCGCCGACTTCTGGCGGGAACTCCACGCGGGCACCACCCGCCTGCTCACCCACGTGGTCGCCACCCCGGCGGACCTGGCGGTGGCCGTGGCGATGATCACGGTCGAGGCGGACCAGCGGCTGGCGGCGTGGCTGGACGCGCTGCTCGCCGATGGCCGGAGGTTGGGGCTGGTGCGGGCGGAGGTGGATCCGGAGCTGATGCGGGCGGCGACGGCCGCGGTGTTCCGGGCGGCGGACGGTTGGCTCGCGACCCGGCTGGAACCGGCGGACCCGCAGGTGCCGGAACAACTGTGGCGGTTGTTGGCCGGGTTGTGGTCGGCGCCGGAACTGGCCGAGGCAGATCGGACTGCAGCGAACAGGATCGTGGCGGGCAGCGCTGGAACGGGTGGGGCCGAGGCAGGCCAGGCTGGACCAGACCGGGGCGAGGTGGAAAGCACTGGAGCGGGTGGGGCCGAGACAGACCGGATCGAGACAGACCGGATCGGGGCGGGCAGGGCTGGGGAAGGCAGGGCTGCGGCGGACCAGAACGGGGCGGACCAGAGCGAGGCAGGGCTGAGCGGGGCGGGACGGGCCGAAACAGAACGGGCGGAGACAAGACGGGCCGCGACAGGTCAGGCCAGGGCAGACCAGAGTGGGCAGGGCTGA
- the hisS gene encoding histidine--tRNA ligase, translated as MSTFAAPKGIPEYYPPTSAGFLHVRDTLTDQARRAGYGYIELPVFEDTALFARGVGESTDVVSKEMYTFADRGDRSVTLRPEGTAGVMRSVIEHGLDRGQLPVKLYYAGAFFRYERPQAGRYRQLQQVGIEAIGIDDPAIDAEVISVADAGFRALGLTGFRLEITSLGDATCRPAYREKLQAFLAKLPLDEATRARAELNPLRVLDDKRPELRELLADAPLMVDHLSTECREHYEQTKGHLGDLGVKFTENPRMVRGLDYYTKTTFEFVHEGLGAQSGIGGGGRYDGLMAQLGGQPLSGIGFGLGVDRTLLACQAEGLAVGDPARCEIFGVPLGEAARSRLVAIGGALRAAGVRTDLAYGGRGVKGAMKAADKSGARFALVLGDRDLAEGIAQLKDLTSGDQRPVPLDDVVTEIRAALARPR; from the coding sequence ATGAGCACCTTTGCCGCTCCCAAGGGCATCCCCGAGTACTACCCGCCGACCTCCGCGGGCTTCCTGCACGTCCGGGACACCCTCACCGATCAGGCCCGCCGCGCCGGGTACGGCTACATCGAGCTGCCGGTGTTCGAGGACACCGCGCTGTTCGCCCGCGGCGTCGGCGAGTCCACCGACGTGGTCAGCAAGGAGATGTACACCTTCGCCGACCGCGGCGACCGCTCGGTCACGCTGCGGCCCGAAGGCACCGCGGGCGTGATGCGCTCGGTGATCGAACACGGCCTGGACCGCGGCCAGCTGCCGGTGAAGCTGTACTACGCGGGCGCGTTCTTCCGCTACGAACGCCCGCAGGCCGGCCGGTACCGGCAGTTGCAGCAGGTCGGCATCGAGGCCATCGGCATCGACGACCCGGCCATCGACGCCGAGGTCATCTCGGTGGCCGACGCCGGCTTCCGCGCCCTCGGCCTGACCGGCTTCCGCCTGGAGATCACCTCACTCGGCGATGCCACCTGCCGCCCCGCCTACCGGGAGAAGCTGCAGGCGTTCCTGGCCAAGCTGCCCCTGGACGAGGCCACCCGCGCCCGCGCCGAGCTGAACCCGCTGCGCGTGCTCGACGACAAGCGCCCCGAACTGCGGGAACTGCTCGCCGACGCGCCGCTGATGGTCGACCACCTGTCCACGGAATGCCGCGAGCACTACGAGCAGACCAAGGGCCACCTCGGCGACCTGGGCGTGAAGTTCACCGAGAACCCGCGCATGGTCCGCGGCCTGGACTACTACACCAAGACCACCTTCGAGTTCGTGCACGAGGGTCTCGGCGCCCAGTCCGGCATCGGCGGCGGCGGCCGCTACGACGGCCTGATGGCCCAGCTCGGCGGCCAGCCGCTCTCCGGCATCGGCTTCGGCCTGGGCGTGGACCGCACCCTGCTGGCCTGCCAGGCCGAGGGCCTCGCGGTCGGCGATCCGGCCCGCTGCGAGATCTTCGGCGTGCCACTGGGCGAGGCGGCCCGCTCCCGCCTGGTCGCCATCGGCGGCGCGTTGCGCGCCGCGGGCGTGCGCACCGACCTGGCCTACGGCGGCAGGGGTGTCAAGGGCGCGATGAAGGCCGCGGACAAATCCGGCGCCCGCTTCGCACTCGTGCTCGGCGACCGCGACCTGGCCGAGGGCATCGCCCAGCTCAAGGACCTCACCAGCGGCGACCAGCGTCCGGTACCCCTGGACGACGTGGTCACCGAGATCCGCGCGGCCCTGGCGCGGCCGCGATGA
- a CDS encoding MBL fold metallo-hydrolase: protein MLVAGFPAGPLAANCYLLAADEGEACVIVDPGQEAEELLERALRQYRLTPVAVLLTHGHFDHIFSVTPVCDGHDIPAWIHAGDRALLSDPARGFGPDAAEFFGGRLELREPNEVRELADGQQLEIAGLTFTVDHTPGHTGGSVCFRTGAEEGGRLLLSGDTLFAGSIGRTDLPGGDSAQIMESLRAKVLPLPDDTVVLPGHGSPTTIGRERAGNPFLMGLSGGDAPAFPTRGL, encoded by the coding sequence GTGCTCGTCGCCGGGTTCCCCGCGGGCCCCCTCGCCGCCAACTGCTACCTGTTGGCCGCCGACGAGGGCGAGGCCTGCGTCATCGTGGACCCCGGCCAGGAAGCCGAGGAACTCCTGGAGCGGGCGCTGCGCCAGTACCGGCTCACCCCGGTCGCCGTGCTGCTCACCCACGGCCACTTCGACCACATCTTCTCCGTCACCCCGGTCTGCGACGGCCACGACATCCCGGCCTGGATCCACGCCGGGGACCGCGCGCTGCTCAGCGACCCCGCCCGCGGCTTCGGCCCGGACGCCGCGGAGTTCTTCGGCGGCAGGCTGGAACTGCGCGAGCCGAACGAGGTGCGCGAGCTGGCCGACGGGCAGCAGCTGGAGATCGCCGGGCTGACCTTCACCGTCGACCACACCCCAGGCCATACCGGCGGGTCGGTGTGCTTCCGCACCGGCGCCGAGGAAGGCGGACGGCTGCTGCTGTCCGGCGACACCCTCTTCGCCGGGTCCATCGGACGCACCGACCTGCCGGGCGGCGACTCCGCCCAGATCATGGAGTCGTTGCGCGCCAAGGTGTTGCCGCTTCCCGACGACACCGTGGTGCTGCCCGGCCACGGCAGCCCGACCACCATCGGCCGCGAGCGCGCCGGCAACCCGTTCCTGATGGGGTTGTCCGGCGGAGACGCACCGGCCTTCCCGACCCGAGGACTGTGA